A stretch of the Lolium perenne isolate Kyuss_39 chromosome 3, Kyuss_2.0, whole genome shotgun sequence genome encodes the following:
- the LOC127345017 gene encoding uncharacterized protein, which produces MSAISSTSYFSLQPGCSRNSGRQHRNRRTGRCVMLEMVASVGGTVLGSTRCLTEEDLKELQGCLDLGFGFAYNEIPGQELCYSMTRSSLEQQRLPGHLDWSPQQRWRPSRTRRSSDLVRIQRK; this is translated from the exons ATGTCGGCCATCTCCTCCACCTCCTACTTCTCCTTGCAGCCAGGCTGCAGCAGAAACAGCGGCCGGCAGCACCGCAACCGGCGGACCGGTAGGTGCGTCATGCTCGAGATGGTGGCCTCTGTTGGCGGCACGGTGCTGGGGAGTACCAGGTGCCTGACGGAGGAGGACCTGAAGGAGCTCCAGggctgccttgatctcggattcggcTTTGCGTACAACGAGATCCCTGGGCAGGAGCTCTGCTACTCCATGACAAGGAGCTCCCTCGAGCAGCAGAGGCTGCCGGGGCACCTGGACTGGAGCCCGCAGCAGCGGTGGCGCCCATCTCGGACTAGAAGATCTTCAGACCTG GTGAGAATCCAGAGGAAGTGA